One Clostridium estertheticum DNA segment encodes these proteins:
- a CDS encoding GNAT family N-acetyltransferase, with translation MYENVKIETEHLVIRNFTKNDLSQLYRIVNNEEIMRYVPFAKERTLTECEELMKRILNRYKESTAFDFKGFLLLVISKDNNECVGFVGLFPLSYNTTENEIFYGLFEECYRKGYATEIGKSIIEYSFRNMNIDKIVATVNRDNEVSKRVLGKMGMIFEYVIEDEEAKDSSYDGELMYSIEKSKS, from the coding sequence ATGTATGAAAATGTAAAAATAGAGACAGAGCACTTAGTAATTAGAAATTTTACAAAGAATGACCTTAGTCAATTGTATAGAATAGTAAATAATGAAGAGATAATGAGGTACGTTCCATTTGCGAAAGAAAGAACTCTAACTGAATGTGAAGAATTAATGAAAAGGATATTAAATAGGTATAAAGAAAGTACAGCTTTTGATTTTAAAGGATTTCTTTTATTAGTAATCTCAAAAGATAACAATGAATGCGTAGGATTTGTTGGATTATTTCCACTTTCGTATAATACAACTGAAAATGAAATATTCTATGGGTTGTTTGAAGAATGTTATAGAAAGGGATATGCAACGGAAATTGGAAAATCCATTATTGAATATAGTTTTAGAAATATGAATATTGATAAGATAGTTGCAACTGTGAATAGAGATAATGAAGTTTCAAAAAGAGTGTTGGGTAAGATGGGAATGATTTTTGAATATGTAATAGAGGATGAAGAAGCAAAAGATAGTTCATATGATGGTGAACTGATGTATTCAATAGAAAAAAGTAAGAGTTAG
- a CDS encoding serine hydrolase domain-containing protein, whose product MKNQIIENLDKVLKEFMSKNIIPGLAVGVVYDNEVIYTKGFGAKNIETKEPINEYSLFHMASVSKTFVATGIMQLVQKGKIKLNSLLTEYLTYFQLKDDRYKKITIRQLLSHISGMPDEEDYEWDKPQYDEGALERYVRNIKGYELMWEPGEKFAYSNIAFEILGDVIAKVSGVSFEDYMKENILNVLEMKESNFLKPLVSKELLTTPHILDLEEGYRVRVSEVFPYNRAHGPSSTLCSNVVELCNYAIANMGEGRFKGAKILEPQSYLELWRAQAVTGWGGYTSEVGLAWFLGEYKGIKVKSHSGRDTGFLSNLVLLPEIGAAVVMMTNSDYVDLNNICSYVMNIVLGNEVESIKDSLAHHILKTVVNNNFEIAVKEYYEIKENSIEEYLVIEGEFNSLAYRLLGGKRIKKAIELLKISVVIFPQSSNLHDSLGEIYLISGDKELAIESYRKSVQLNPKNIRGNKILEKLICENN is encoded by the coding sequence ATGAAAAATCAAATAATAGAAAACTTGGATAAGGTACTTAAGGAATTTATGAGTAAAAACATTATTCCAGGTTTAGCAGTAGGTGTGGTTTATGATAATGAAGTTATTTATACAAAAGGTTTTGGAGCAAAGAATATTGAAACTAAAGAACCCATAAATGAGTACTCATTATTTCACATGGCATCAGTATCAAAGACCTTTGTAGCTACAGGAATAATGCAATTAGTCCAGAAAGGAAAAATAAAGTTAAATTCACTCTTAACTGAGTATTTGACTTACTTTCAGCTTAAAGATGATAGATACAAGAAAATTACTATTCGGCAGTTGCTAAGCCATATATCAGGTATGCCAGATGAAGAGGATTATGAATGGGACAAACCTCAATATGATGAAGGAGCATTAGAAAGGTATGTTAGAAATATAAAGGGATATGAATTGATGTGGGAACCTGGGGAAAAGTTTGCTTACAGCAACATTGCTTTTGAAATACTAGGTGATGTTATTGCAAAGGTTTCTGGAGTGTCTTTTGAGGATTATATGAAAGAAAACATTTTAAATGTACTTGAAATGAAAGAAAGTAACTTTTTAAAACCATTAGTTTCAAAAGAATTACTCACAACTCCTCACATTTTAGATTTAGAGGAAGGATACAGAGTAAGGGTGAGTGAAGTTTTTCCCTACAATCGTGCACATGGTCCAAGTTCTACATTATGCTCAAATGTAGTGGAATTATGTAATTATGCAATTGCTAATATGGGGGAGGGAAGATTTAAGGGAGCTAAGATATTAGAACCACAAAGCTACTTAGAACTTTGGAGAGCTCAAGCAGTTACAGGTTGGGGAGGATATACATCAGAAGTTGGCTTAGCTTGGTTTCTAGGAGAATACAAAGGGATTAAGGTTAAATCTCATAGTGGTCGTGATACAGGATTTTTAAGTAACTTAGTTCTTTTACCTGAAATAGGAGCAGCAGTAGTTATGATGACGAATTCGGATTATGTAGATCTTAATAATATATGCTCCTATGTTATGAATATAGTTTTGGGCAATGAAGTTGAGAGTATAAAAGATTCGCTTGCTCACCATATACTAAAAACGGTGGTTAATAATAATTTTGAAATAGCTGTAAAAGAGTATTATGAGATAAAAGAAAATTCTATTGAAGAATATTTGGTTATTGAGGGTGAATTTAATTCTCTTGCTTATAGGCTTTTAGGGGGAAAAAGAATTAAAAAAGCTATTGAATTATTGAAAATCTCAGTGGTTATATTTCCACAATCATCTAATCTACATGATAGTTTGGGAGAAATATATTTAATTAGTGGTGATAAGGAATTAGCTATAGAGAGTTATAGGAAATCAGTCCAATTAAATCCTAAGAATATAAGAGGTAATAAAATATTAGAGAAGTTAATTTGTGAAAATAACTAA
- a CDS encoding FAD:protein FMN transferase has translation MIKKIFALGLCMLLIIPMVACSKQDQKIDKEAIKMDTAMHLIVYGSKANKAIEEAYKRVDEIEQIASSSISTSDVNKINDAAGKEYVKVHPEIIKIIKTSLEYSKLTAGYFDITVSPLIKLWGIGTKDERIPTASEIKEKIALVNYKDISINDANSSVKLMKPGMSIDLGGVAKGFTADEVVKVFKKYKIKSAIINLGGSSIYTMGEKPDKTLWAIGIQHPRKERNAAYTGIIKMSQNALSTSGDYERFFIKDGKRYHHILNPYTGYPADAGVMSDTIIIDSSIPDCNMLADILTKVTFVSGVDKGLKIIDSLSGVSCLVVTTDNKVYKSSKWKTQLDNLDSDFKMIN, from the coding sequence ATGATAAAAAAGATATTCGCTCTGGGACTGTGTATGCTTTTAATCATACCAATGGTTGCATGTTCAAAACAAGACCAGAAGATTGACAAAGAAGCTATTAAAATGGATACCGCTATGCATTTAATAGTCTATGGTTCTAAGGCTAATAAAGCCATAGAGGAAGCTTATAAAAGAGTAGATGAAATTGAACAGATAGCAAGTTCTTCAATTAGTACCAGTGATGTTAATAAAATCAATGATGCTGCAGGAAAAGAATATGTAAAGGTACATCCTGAGATTATTAAGATTATAAAAACCTCACTAGAATACTCTAAGCTTACAGCTGGGTACTTCGATATAACAGTAAGTCCACTTATAAAGCTTTGGGGAATTGGTACAAAGGATGAGAGGATTCCAACTGCCTCTGAAATCAAAGAAAAAATAGCACTTGTAAATTATAAGGACATCAGCATAAATGATGCAAATAGTAGTGTTAAGCTAATGAAACCAGGTATGTCTATAGATCTTGGAGGCGTTGCTAAGGGTTTCACTGCAGATGAGGTTGTAAAAGTTTTTAAAAAATATAAAATTAAGAGCGCCATTATAAATCTTGGTGGAAGTTCTATATATACAATGGGAGAAAAGCCTGATAAGACATTATGGGCCATTGGAATTCAACACCCAAGAAAAGAAAGAAATGCTGCATATACTGGTATAATTAAGATGTCTCAAAATGCACTTTCTACATCTGGAGATTATGAAAGATTTTTTATAAAAGATGGAAAGCGCTATCATCATATATTGAATCCATATACTGGATACCCAGCAGATGCTGGAGTTATGAGCGATACCATAATTATAGACAGTAGTATTCCTGATTGTAATATGCTTGCAGACATTCTTACAAAAGTTACTTTTGTATCTGGGGTAGATAAAGGATTAAAAATTATTGATAGTCTTTCCGGTGTCTCATGCCTGGTGGTAACTACAGACAATAAAGTTTATAAATCATCAAAGTGGAAGACTCAATTGGATAATTTAGATTCTGATTTTAAAATGATAAATTAA
- the ptsG gene encoding glucose-specific PTS transporter subunit IIBC, whose product MKKAFGVLQKVGKALMLPVALLPAAGLLLGFGNMFQNPQILTKIPMFNAGWFQLVAKIMEQSGDVIFGNLALLFAVGVAVGLADGEGVAGLAAIVGFLIMNKTLGIVAGVTPELINRTHPQFASVLGIPTLQTGVFGGIIIGIVAAQLYKKYYNIELPSYLGFFAGKRFVPIVTAVCAIAIGIAMSFVWPPIQNGLTTFSRSMIDANPTLAAFVFGVIERALIPFGLHHIFYNPFWYQFGEYINKAGQLVNGDQLIFMAQLKDGVPFTAGTFMTGKYPFMMFGLPAAALAMIHEAKPEKKVFVTGIMVSAALTAFLTGITEPIEFSFLFVAPVLFGIHCIFAGLSFMTMQLLNVKIGMSFSGGLLDYLIYGVIPNRTAWWLVIPVGLVFALVYYFGFRFVIRKWNLKTPGREDDVEEEDASTVKTSPKGQEHAIEVLKALGGKENITNLDACITRLRVSVKDAKNVDKAQLKKLGAAGVLEVGDSIQAIFGTRAEHIKTEIKEVIAKGLDK is encoded by the coding sequence ATGAAAAAAGCTTTTGGTGTTTTACAAAAGGTAGGAAAAGCTTTAATGCTTCCGGTAGCACTTTTACCAGCGGCAGGATTATTACTTGGATTTGGTAACATGTTTCAAAATCCACAGATATTAACAAAGATTCCGATGTTTAATGCTGGTTGGTTCCAATTAGTAGCTAAAATTATGGAACAATCTGGAGATGTTATTTTTGGTAACCTTGCATTGTTATTTGCAGTAGGAGTTGCAGTAGGCCTTGCTGATGGCGAAGGAGTTGCAGGACTTGCAGCAATAGTTGGGTTCTTAATAATGAACAAAACATTAGGTATTGTTGCTGGTGTTACTCCAGAATTAATAAACAGAACACACCCACAGTTTGCAAGTGTACTAGGTATTCCAACACTTCAAACAGGAGTATTTGGCGGTATTATAATAGGTATCGTAGCAGCGCAATTATATAAAAAATATTACAATATCGAATTACCTTCTTACCTCGGATTCTTTGCAGGTAAGAGATTTGTACCTATAGTTACAGCAGTATGTGCAATTGCAATAGGTATTGCAATGAGTTTTGTATGGCCTCCAATCCAAAATGGTTTAACTACTTTTTCGAGAAGTATGATTGATGCTAACCCAACATTAGCAGCCTTTGTATTTGGAGTAATAGAAAGAGCATTAATCCCATTTGGATTACATCATATTTTCTATAATCCATTTTGGTATCAATTTGGTGAGTATATAAACAAAGCTGGTCAATTAGTTAACGGAGACCAACTTATATTCATGGCTCAGTTAAAAGATGGTGTACCATTTACAGCAGGTACATTTATGACTGGTAAATACCCATTTATGATGTTTGGGCTTCCAGCAGCAGCACTTGCAATGATTCATGAAGCAAAACCTGAAAAGAAGGTGTTTGTAACTGGTATTATGGTATCAGCAGCTTTAACTGCTTTCCTAACAGGTATTACAGAACCAATTGAATTTTCATTCTTATTCGTAGCACCAGTATTGTTCGGAATTCACTGTATATTTGCAGGATTATCCTTTATGACAATGCAACTTTTAAATGTTAAAATAGGAATGTCATTCTCAGGTGGACTTTTAGATTACTTAATATATGGTGTAATTCCAAATAGAACAGCTTGGTGGTTAGTAATCCCTGTAGGTTTAGTGTTTGCATTAGTTTACTACTTCGGCTTCCGTTTTGTTATAAGAAAATGGAATCTTAAAACTCCAGGTCGTGAAGATGATGTGGAAGAAGAAGATGCAAGTACTGTAAAAACTAGTCCTAAAGGTCAAGAACATGCAATAGAGGTATTAAAAGCATTAGGTGGAAAAGAAAATATCACAAATTTAGATGCTTGTATTACTCGTTTACGAGTAAGTGTTAAAGATGCTAAAAATGTTGATAAAGCACAACTTAAGAAATTAGGAGCTGCTGGTGTTCTTGAAGTTGGTGACAGTATTCAGGCAATATTCGGAACAAGAGCAGAGCATATAAAAACAGAAATTAAAGAAGTTATAGCTAAGGGTTTAGATAAATAA
- a CDS encoding sigma-70 family RNA polymerase sigma factor, producing the protein MPIASLVQKDNEEKKDIHKEIERLINCYGDDVLRVAFLYVKDRHKAEDIFQEVFIKVFKKYDSFKGNSSEKTWIMKITINVCKDYFKSFWIKRVLLNSDRDYDREIYNEQYNAESLDDGIIKSMESRELLHQVMNLSIKYKEVIILYYYEGFTTREISEMLKLPEGTIRTRLFRARELLKKNVTGRIEYEG; encoded by the coding sequence GTGCCTATTGCGTCTTTAGTTCAAAAGGACAACGAAGAAAAAAAGGATATTCATAAGGAAATAGAGAGGCTTATTAATTGCTATGGAGATGATGTGCTTAGAGTAGCATTTTTATACGTTAAAGATAGGCATAAGGCTGAGGATATCTTCCAAGAAGTGTTTATAAAAGTATTTAAAAAATATGATTCATTTAAAGGAAATAGTAGTGAAAAAACTTGGATTATGAAAATAACTATCAATGTATGTAAAGACTATTTTAAAAGTTTTTGGATAAAGAGGGTTCTCCTAAATAGCGATAGAGATTATGACAGGGAAATTTATAATGAGCAGTACAATGCTGAAAGTTTAGATGATGGTATAATTAAATCTATGGAGTCCAGAGAACTACTCCATCAGGTTATGAACTTATCTATTAAATATAAAGAAGTAATTATTTTATATTATTATGAGGGATTTACTACTAGAGAAATTAGTGAAATGTTAAAGCTTCCAGAGGGAACAATACGAACTAGATTATTTAGAGCGAGAGAGTTACTAAAAAAGAATGTTACTGGGAGGATTGAATATGAGGGATAA
- the thiI gene encoding tRNA uracil 4-sulfurtransferase ThiI: MRKLILVKYAPEIFLKGLNRGKFEKKLKDNIKNVLIGLDYEFVEDSGRWFISSQQMDKIIEKVKNVFGIMEVCIVTEIEATLENIQKQALLELAETSAKTFKVATNRASKNFSPNSLEVSRKVGAYILQNSEEVTVDVHNPQCIINVEIRSKAYVYAKRIKAVGGLPYGMNGSTMLMLSGGIDSPVAGYMMARRGVELHAVYYHSHPYTSERAKDKVKQLTNILKEYTGKLTLYVVPFTEIQMQIIEKCREDELTIIMRRFMMRLACALAEKYNINSVTTGESIGQVASQTMEGLVVSDDVADRPVFRPLVAMDKIDIMDVSRKIETYETSILPYEDCCTIFVPKHPKTKPRLIEIIKSETVLDIDRLVEKAICEMEIYK; encoded by the coding sequence ATGAGAAAATTAATTTTGGTAAAATATGCCCCGGAAATCTTTTTAAAAGGACTCAACAGAGGTAAATTTGAAAAAAAACTTAAGGATAATATAAAAAATGTACTAATAGGCTTAGATTATGAATTTGTTGAGGACTCAGGAAGATGGTTTATAAGCTCACAGCAAATGGATAAAATCATAGAAAAGGTTAAAAATGTTTTTGGAATAATGGAGGTTTGCATAGTTACGGAAATTGAAGCAACCCTTGAAAATATTCAAAAGCAAGCACTCTTGGAGCTAGCAGAAACTTCAGCTAAAACTTTTAAGGTAGCAACTAACAGAGCAAGCAAAAACTTTAGCCCAAATTCATTGGAAGTAAGCAGAAAAGTAGGGGCTTACATATTACAAAATAGTGAAGAAGTAACTGTAGATGTTCATAATCCACAATGCATCATAAATGTTGAGATAAGGAGTAAAGCATATGTTTATGCTAAAAGAATAAAGGCAGTGGGCGGATTACCTTATGGAATGAATGGTAGCACTATGCTTATGTTATCTGGGGGAATAGACTCTCCTGTGGCAGGTTATATGATGGCAAGAAGAGGTGTAGAACTGCATGCAGTTTATTATCATAGTCATCCCTATACTAGCGAAAGAGCGAAGGATAAGGTAAAGCAATTGACTAATATTTTAAAAGAATACACTGGAAAATTAACCTTGTATGTAGTCCCTTTTACTGAAATTCAAATGCAAATTATAGAAAAGTGTAGAGAAGATGAATTAACAATAATTATGAGAAGATTTATGATGAGACTTGCATGTGCACTTGCAGAAAAATACAACATAAATTCTGTAACTACAGGAGAAAGCATAGGGCAAGTAGCTAGTCAAACTATGGAAGGTCTTGTAGTAAGTGATGATGTTGCGGACAGACCAGTTTTTAGGCCACTAGTTGCTATGGACAAAATAGATATCATGGACGTTTCAAGAAAAATAGAAACATATGAAACCTCCATTTTACCTTATGAGGATTGTTGTACAATTTTTGTGCCAAAACATCCAAAAACAAAGCCAAGGTTAATTGAGATAATTAAGTCCGAAACAGTTTTAGATATTGATAGACTAGTTGAAAAGGCTATTTGTGAAATGGAAATTTATAAATAA
- a CDS encoding cysteine desulfurase family protein, producing MEVYLDNSATTMPYEEVIDDVCSTMRNYYGNPSSAHSLGFKAEQKLREIRVNIAKSINATSEEIIFTSGGSESNNFLIKGFVKSTSHIITTKIEHSSVANTFRSLVDLGAKVTYIDVDENGRINVEQLKSSITRDTQIVSIMHVNNEVGVIQDLEFIGKLIKENSNRAKFHVDAVQSYGKIPIDVEKFKIDLLSTSAHKIHGPRGIGFAYVRKGLIPNSLINGGGQERNLRSGTENLAGIVGFGTAAKIMCKNQHANFNNVLEIKKYFIDKLSQLDDVIINSKLEASFTPYILSASFKGVKGEVLLHCLEEKGIYVSTGSACSAKSPNKSSEILKALGRNLEEQKGTIRFSFSEYNNKEQIDYVVVELDKSLKFLRKLNKR from the coding sequence ATGGAAGTATATTTAGATAATAGTGCAACTACCATGCCTTATGAAGAGGTTATTGATGATGTATGTAGTACTATGAGAAATTATTATGGCAATCCATCTTCAGCTCATAGTTTAGGGTTTAAGGCAGAGCAAAAACTTAGGGAGATAAGAGTAAATATTGCTAAAAGTATAAATGCTACAAGTGAGGAAATAATATTTACATCAGGAGGAAGCGAAAGTAATAATTTTCTTATTAAAGGTTTTGTGAAATCTACGTCTCATATAATAACTACTAAAATTGAACATTCAAGTGTGGCGAACACTTTTAGGTCGTTAGTAGATTTAGGAGCAAAGGTTACATATATTGATGTAGATGAAAATGGTAGAATTAATGTAGAGCAGCTTAAGAGCAGCATAACTCGCGATACGCAAATTGTTAGTATAATGCATGTTAACAACGAGGTAGGGGTTATACAGGACCTTGAATTTATAGGAAAATTAATTAAAGAGAATAGTAATAGGGCTAAGTTTCATGTAGATGCAGTGCAAAGTTATGGAAAGATACCTATTGATGTAGAAAAATTTAAAATTGATTTATTATCTACTAGTGCACACAAAATTCACGGACCTCGCGGAATTGGATTTGCATATGTACGCAAGGGTCTTATACCTAATAGCTTAATAAACGGTGGAGGGCAAGAAAGAAATTTAAGATCGGGTACGGAAAATCTTGCTGGAATTGTTGGATTTGGAACCGCAGCAAAAATTATGTGCAAAAATCAGCATGCGAATTTCAACAATGTTTTAGAGATAAAGAAATATTTCATAGATAAACTGTCGCAGCTAGATGATGTAATAATTAATAGTAAGTTAGAAGCTAGTTTTACACCTTATATACTAAGTGCTTCATTCAAGGGTGTTAAAGGGGAAGTGCTTCTTCACTGCTTAGAAGAAAAAGGCATATATGTATCTACAGGTTCAGCATGTTCAGCTAAAAGCCCTAATAAAAGTAGTGAAATATTAAAGGCTCTTGGAAGAAATTTAGAGGAGCAAAAGGGAACTATACGGTTTAGTTTTTCTGAGTACAATAATAAAGAACAAATAGACTATGTGGTAGTGGAACTGGATAAATCATTAAAATTTTTAAGAAAGCTAAACAAAAGATAA
- a CDS encoding HD-GYP domain-containing protein, translating into MKPTIKSISIYALKPGMKLAEDLILNGLTLVANEIALNSSMIKKILEFYPSDTIYINALDEKPLVSSSKNSRRKNLIETENVLNHFTNRIDNFLNSIEKNKELDLTEVRTMSKQILDNLTDYDSILMSITNSRHIDEYLTRHCANVALLSSMLGKWLNFSNKDLTLLTYAAFLHDIGKTKVDQTILNKPSKLTKLEFEEIKKHTVYSYELIRNTPYLDESVSLGVLMHHERLDGSGYPLHLKEDKINAFAKIIGITDMFDAMTSDKVYSKKQNPFVVLEIMQHDCMGLFDYNYLTTFITQMSNYYTGEMVKLSNGSIGKIIKIDTNNISRPLISIDSNFIDLSIEKNIFITELLP; encoded by the coding sequence ATGAAACCAACGATTAAAAGTATAAGCATTTACGCTCTAAAACCAGGTATGAAATTGGCTGAAGATTTAATACTAAACGGCCTAACTTTAGTTGCAAATGAAATTGCATTAAATAGTTCCATGATTAAAAAAATATTAGAATTTTACCCATCAGACACTATATACATAAATGCCCTGGATGAAAAACCCCTGGTTTCTAGTTCAAAAAATTCAAGACGAAAAAATTTAATCGAAACTGAAAATGTATTGAATCATTTTACAAATCGTATAGATAATTTTTTAAATAGCATAGAAAAAAATAAGGAATTAGACCTAACAGAAGTAAGGACTATGTCTAAACAGATTTTAGATAATCTTACTGATTATGATTCTATTTTAATGAGTATAACAAATTCTAGACATATAGATGAGTATCTTACAAGGCATTGTGCAAATGTTGCACTTTTAAGTTCTATGTTAGGTAAGTGGCTTAATTTTTCTAATAAGGATTTGACACTTTTGACCTATGCAGCTTTTCTTCATGATATTGGTAAAACGAAAGTTGACCAAACTATATTAAATAAGCCATCAAAACTAACAAAATTAGAATTTGAAGAAATTAAAAAACATACGGTTTACTCTTATGAGCTTATACGCAACACTCCTTATTTAGATGAGTCTGTAAGCTTAGGTGTGCTAATGCATCATGAACGTTTAGATGGTTCAGGCTATCCTCTCCATTTAAAAGAAGATAAAATTAATGCCTTTGCGAAAATAATAGGAATTACAGATATGTTTGATGCTATGACCTCTGACAAAGTCTATAGCAAAAAACAAAACCCCTTTGTGGTGTTAGAAATTATGCAACATGATTGCATGGGTTTATTTGATTATAATTACCTGACTACCTTTATAACACAAATGTCAAATTACTACACTGGTGAAATGGTTAAACTAAGTAATGGTTCCATAGGAAAGATAATTAAAATAGACACAAATAATATTTCCAGGCCGCTGATATCTATTGATTCAAACTTTATAGATTTAAGCATTGAAAAAAATATATTTATTACGGAACTTCTGCCTTAG
- a CDS encoding polysaccharide deacetylase family protein — protein MRRLFPNILIIIFILFLSFNTSKIIYASVTPNIYKVDFASPRVYEGCTQSIDIYTKANSKIQYKFWLYSKEDDLWQELTTNYTNAQAPEKAFTFTIPKLKFGQYTLSIWVKTADKDPINKNGYDNYYAYNFLCSHYDGQFYNRSLDKIKTEKPYIPSIERVVAQVPYLQAGNFQTFQVFSKGFEDVQYRVWLNNKNQNTWVELTSGYVEPQYAQSVYSISTPNLSLGDYTLSLWIKRANKQPLNVKGYDDYVSFNFNCNEKSNESNITHFTKLKNNYELNEKIEFTNIPETKKQYRYSIFDALNNKLIIPLSDYKNNVTCGPLKEGVYILQLDIKTFTEIKVDKDPALPDIQNSDLDSVQPSIDEKKYEYKRVETINKLIVFGKPYKKSTGKFIYLTFDDGPSTNVTPKILDILDKYDIKATFFVTGINADAHNDLIKQIYKRGHVIANHSYSHNYSKIYANVTSLIGEIEKTYNIIKKIIPTYNTKIFRFPGGSQGKDDSLKLAVMKDNYTYYDWDALNGDAEGYLVSKDKLISRIKETLNPKSSAIVLMHDSNVKTTTVDALPTIIEYLINSGYEFKTL, from the coding sequence ATGAGAAGGCTTTTTCCCAATATTTTAATCATAATTTTTATTTTATTTTTATCTTTTAACACAAGTAAAATTATCTATGCTAGTGTTACTCCTAATATATATAAGGTGGATTTTGCAAGCCCACGAGTATATGAGGGTTGTACTCAAAGTATAGATATTTACACTAAAGCAAATTCAAAAATTCAGTATAAGTTTTGGCTTTATTCTAAAGAAGATGATTTATGGCAAGAGCTAACTACAAACTATACTAATGCCCAGGCACCAGAAAAAGCTTTTACCTTTACAATTCCTAAATTAAAATTTGGACAATACACTTTATCTATATGGGTGAAAACAGCAGACAAAGACCCAATAAACAAAAATGGGTATGATAATTATTATGCTTATAATTTTCTTTGTAGTCATTATGATGGACAATTCTATAACAGATCTTTAGACAAAATAAAAACAGAAAAGCCCTATATTCCTAGTATTGAAAGAGTAGTGGCGCAGGTTCCATATCTTCAGGCGGGAAATTTTCAAACCTTCCAAGTATTCTCTAAAGGTTTTGAAGATGTTCAATATAGAGTTTGGCTTAACAATAAAAATCAAAATACTTGGGTGGAGCTTACTAGTGGATATGTTGAGCCTCAGTACGCGCAAAGCGTGTACAGCATATCAACGCCAAACCTCTCCCTTGGCGATTATACTTTGTCCTTGTGGATAAAAAGAGCCAATAAACAGCCCTTAAATGTTAAGGGGTATGATGATTATGTATCCTTTAATTTTAATTGTAATGAAAAAAGCAATGAAAGTAATATTACTCATTTTACTAAACTAAAAAACAATTATGAGTTAAATGAAAAAATAGAATTTACTAATATTCCAGAAACAAAAAAACAATATAGATACAGTATATTCGATGCTTTAAATAATAAACTAATAATACCCCTTAGTGATTATAAAAATAACGTAACATGTGGTCCCCTTAAAGAAGGTGTTTATATATTACAGCTAGATATAAAAACCTTCACTGAAATAAAAGTGGACAAAGACCCTGCACTACCTGATATCCAAAATTCCGATTTAGACTCCGTGCAACCAAGTATAGATGAAAAAAAGTACGAATATAAAAGAGTAGAAACGATTAATAAATTAATTGTATTTGGAAAGCCTTATAAAAAAAGTACAGGTAAATTTATTTATCTAACCTTTGATGATGGCCCATCTACAAATGTTACACCTAAAATATTAGATATTTTAGATAAATACGATATAAAAGCCACTTTTTTTGTTACTGGCATTAATGCAGATGCTCATAATGACCTAATAAAGCAAATTTATAAACGAGGCCATGTTATTGCAAACCATAGTTACAGTCATAATTACAGTAAAATATATGCAAATGTCACTTCACTTATAGGTGAAATTGAAAAAACCTATAACATTATAAAAAAAATCATTCCCACTTACAATACTAAAATCTTCAGATTTCCTGGAGGCTCACAAGGTAAAGATGATAGCTTAAAACTAGCAGTTATGAAAGATAACTACACATATTATGATTGGGATGCTTTGAACGGAGATGCTGAAGGTTATTTAGTTTCTAAAGACAAACTTATATCAAGGATAAAAGAAACGTTAAACCCTAAGTCTTCAGCAATTGTACTAATGCATGATTCTAATGTAAAAACTACCACTGTGGACGCACTTCCAACTATAATAGAATATTTAATTAATAGTGGATATGAATTCAAAACACTATAA